In one window of Nocardioides panacisoli DNA:
- a CDS encoding DUF6049 family protein, giving the protein MPRPTLPARLCAGLLAAAIVAVGAGAGAPAAGVSTGSTNGVGTGVSTGSTNAVGSANGVGSTNGVAAAEEDERGDLRITIDELTPGALPEKGAVRIRGTVTNRGEETWEEVQLFPFAGTRTPMTTAAELEVAAATSPTAVVGPRITDVIDAIGDLAPGESTAYDLRVPRDLIAIDEPGIYWFGVHALGQSESSPRDAVADGRARTFLPHLPDNEEPVPTSVVVPLREQIDHTTRGAVAQRGRWLRSLDGGTLRKLVDFGSAAGGRPVTWLLDPALLDTVEQLRVGNPTRSVSPTIRQQDEDETQPDPEPADDATGDDELALAAEDWLGDTRTALRGSTVLTLPYGDLDVAAAAEHAPDLYATARAQQGAVAAEWQLRTSPAVASPSGYLDQTGLSLVDDNPTLLLTERMFPTEEFPTGPPTVVSVDGHRAAVTSHAAQSGGPGPDRRRDAVALRQRLLSEAAVRALDTGSTAPQPLVMTVPPSISGDAEQFWAELDQPWLDLTTAEDATEGTATPVDPEQVSYPPRQVNLELTGDAFDAAEDLAADAPLLQDMLTLNDTISDRLVREMLAALGYSHRDDQPDTVSRLREIGGWTERRLTGVDIVAPPGVTLASGTGDFAVTLRNNLKQPVTVGIRGSTDGAAIDPVEPAVVPPESHTTVFLNARAEGSSVHNLPLELVTADGTVLDVSATVPLRSGQVSGVIWLVLGTGAGILVVAIALRLVRRVRRAGSEGDGTT; this is encoded by the coding sequence GTGCCCCGTCCGACCCTGCCCGCGCGCCTGTGTGCCGGGCTCCTCGCTGCCGCGATCGTGGCCGTCGGCGCGGGTGCGGGCGCCCCGGCTGCGGGGGTCTCGACAGGCTCGACCAACGGCGTCGGCACGGGGGTCTCGACAGGCTCGACCAACGCTGTCGGCTCGGCCAACGGCGTCGGCTCGACCAACGGTGTCGCCGCGGCCGAGGAGGACGAGCGGGGCGACCTGCGGATCACCATCGACGAGCTGACGCCGGGCGCGCTGCCCGAGAAAGGCGCGGTGCGGATCCGAGGCACCGTCACCAACCGCGGCGAGGAGACCTGGGAGGAGGTCCAGCTCTTCCCCTTCGCCGGCACCCGCACCCCGATGACCACCGCCGCCGAGCTCGAGGTCGCCGCGGCCACCTCGCCCACGGCGGTCGTCGGGCCCCGCATCACCGACGTGATCGACGCCATCGGCGACCTCGCTCCCGGGGAGAGCACGGCGTACGACCTCCGCGTGCCGCGGGACCTGATCGCGATCGACGAACCCGGCATCTACTGGTTCGGCGTCCACGCGCTCGGGCAGAGTGAGTCCTCCCCGCGCGACGCCGTCGCCGACGGCCGCGCCCGCACCTTCCTGCCGCACCTGCCCGACAACGAGGAGCCCGTGCCGACCTCGGTGGTCGTCCCGCTGCGCGAGCAGATCGACCACACCACCCGCGGTGCCGTCGCCCAGCGGGGCCGCTGGCTGCGCTCACTGGACGGTGGCACGCTCCGCAAGCTGGTGGACTTCGGCTCCGCGGCCGGCGGCCGGCCCGTCACCTGGCTGCTGGACCCCGCCCTGCTGGACACCGTCGAGCAGCTCCGCGTCGGCAACCCCACCCGCTCGGTCTCACCGACCATCCGGCAGCAGGACGAGGACGAGACCCAGCCCGACCCCGAGCCCGCCGACGACGCCACCGGCGACGACGAGCTCGCCCTCGCCGCCGAGGACTGGCTCGGCGACACCCGTACGGCGCTGCGCGGGTCCACGGTGCTGACCCTGCCCTACGGCGACCTCGACGTGGCGGCCGCTGCCGAGCACGCCCCGGACCTCTACGCCACCGCCCGCGCGCAGCAGGGAGCGGTGGCCGCCGAGTGGCAGCTGCGCACCAGTCCGGCGGTGGCCTCGCCCAGCGGCTACCTGGACCAGACCGGTCTCTCCCTGGTCGACGACAACCCGACGTTGCTGCTCACCGAGCGGATGTTCCCCACCGAGGAGTTCCCCACCGGTCCCCCGACCGTGGTGTCGGTGGACGGCCACCGGGCCGCGGTGACCTCCCACGCCGCCCAGTCCGGCGGCCCCGGGCCGGACCGGCGGCGCGACGCGGTCGCCCTTCGCCAGCGCCTGCTCAGCGAGGCCGCCGTCCGCGCGCTCGACACCGGCTCGACCGCACCGCAGCCGCTGGTCATGACCGTGCCACCGAGCATCAGCGGCGATGCCGAACAGTTCTGGGCCGAGCTCGACCAGCCGTGGTTGGACCTCACCACCGCCGAGGACGCCACCGAGGGCACCGCCACGCCGGTCGACCCCGAGCAGGTCTCCTACCCGCCGCGCCAGGTCAACCTGGAGCTCACCGGCGACGCCTTCGACGCCGCCGAGGACCTCGCCGCGGACGCCCCACTGCTGCAGGACATGCTGACCCTCAACGACACCATCAGCGACCGCCTCGTGCGCGAGATGCTGGCCGCGCTGGGCTACAGCCACCGCGACGACCAGCCCGACACCGTGTCGCGCCTGCGGGAGATCGGTGGCTGGACCGAACGCCGCCTCACCGGCGTCGACATCGTCGCGCCACCGGGCGTCACCCTGGCCAGCGGCACCGGTGACTTCGCCGTCACGCTGCGCAACAACCTCAAGCAACCGGTCACCGTCGGCATCCGCGGCAGCACCGACGGCGCCGCCATCGATCCGGTGGAGCCGGCCGTGGTGCCGCCCGAGAGCCACACCACGGTCTTCCTCAACGCCCGCGCCGAGGGCTCCAGCGTGCACAACCTGCCGCTGGAGCTGGTCACCGCCGACGGCACCGTGCTCGACGTCAGCGCCACGGTGCCGCTGCGGTCGGGCCAGGTCAGCGGCGTGATCTGGCTGGTACTGGGCACGGGGGCCGGGATCCTGGTGGTCGCCATCGCCCTGCGGCTGGTGCGCCGCGTCCGGCGGGCCGGCTCCGAGGGGGACGGCACGACGTGA
- the murJ gene encoding murein biosynthesis integral membrane protein MurJ, giving the protein MTERSILASSAVMAAGTIFSRASGLIRSMLLAAALGLGLHADIFQVANTVPNMLYILLAGGVFNAVLVPQLVRAMKNDADGGASYVDRIMTLAICFLGAVTILLVVAAPWVMDLLLSNRYDDPALAEQRDSAIDFARFCLPQVFFYGMFVLVGQVLNARGRFGPMMWAPIANNVIAVAILVVYLFVFGAATTEEQTGPFSTSQEALLGIGSTVGIVAQFLILLPYLRAAGISFHPRFDFRDTGLGHTLRLGAWTLGFVLVNQAAYVVTVRLASGGTAEAADGTGLTIYSGAMMVVMVPHSVITVSLATAVLPRLSRLAEAGDHAALARTLTDAIRTALVVMVAFAALLPVVAEPVAQVVWGRGAAAETYVRAVPALTIFGVAFVFFTLHYLTLRGFYAMEQTRTVFWVQCIIAACNVSVAVVLVGRTAPEQTAAMLVTAYATAYAVGSMVSFGLLSRRLGEFRARDHGAYLLRLAACAVVAAGVAWLLSGPVADLRADLPGADTWWWGGVEAAALGGVGLVAFVAVAKLVALRELTVVLDGVTARLRRG; this is encoded by the coding sequence GTGACCGAACGCAGCATCCTGGCCTCCAGCGCAGTGATGGCGGCCGGCACGATCTTCTCGCGTGCCAGCGGCCTGATCCGCTCCATGCTGCTCGCGGCTGCGCTGGGCCTGGGCCTGCACGCCGACATCTTCCAGGTCGCCAACACCGTCCCCAACATGCTCTACATCCTGCTCGCGGGCGGCGTGTTCAACGCCGTGCTGGTGCCGCAGCTGGTGCGGGCGATGAAGAACGACGCCGACGGCGGGGCGTCCTACGTCGACCGGATCATGACGCTCGCCATCTGCTTCCTCGGGGCCGTGACGATCCTGCTGGTCGTCGCGGCACCGTGGGTGATGGACCTGCTGCTCTCCAACCGGTACGACGACCCGGCGCTGGCCGAGCAGCGTGACTCCGCGATCGACTTCGCGCGCTTCTGCCTGCCGCAGGTCTTCTTCTACGGGATGTTCGTCCTGGTCGGGCAGGTGCTCAACGCCCGCGGCCGGTTCGGGCCGATGATGTGGGCGCCGATCGCCAACAACGTGATCGCCGTCGCCATCCTCGTGGTCTACCTCTTCGTCTTCGGCGCCGCGACGACCGAGGAGCAGACCGGGCCGTTCTCCACCTCCCAGGAGGCGCTGCTGGGGATCGGCTCCACGGTCGGGATCGTGGCGCAGTTCCTCATCCTGCTGCCCTACCTGCGCGCCGCCGGGATCTCGTTCCACCCCCGGTTCGACTTCCGCGACACCGGCCTGGGCCACACGCTGCGGCTGGGCGCCTGGACGCTCGGGTTCGTCCTGGTCAACCAGGCGGCGTACGTCGTCACGGTGCGGCTGGCCTCGGGCGGCACGGCCGAGGCGGCCGACGGCACCGGTCTGACGATCTACTCCGGCGCGATGATGGTGGTGATGGTGCCGCACTCGGTCATCACCGTCTCGCTCGCCACCGCGGTGCTGCCGCGGTTGTCCCGGCTGGCCGAGGCCGGCGACCACGCGGCGCTCGCCCGCACGCTGACCGACGCGATCCGGACCGCACTGGTGGTGATGGTGGCCTTCGCGGCACTGCTGCCGGTGGTCGCCGAGCCGGTCGCGCAGGTGGTGTGGGGCCGCGGCGCCGCGGCCGAGACCTACGTGCGTGCGGTGCCGGCGCTGACGATCTTCGGTGTCGCGTTCGTCTTCTTCACCCTGCACTACCTCACGCTGCGTGGCTTCTACGCCATGGAGCAGACCCGCACCGTCTTCTGGGTCCAGTGCATCATCGCGGCCTGCAACGTCTCGGTCGCGGTGGTGCTGGTCGGGCGGACCGCGCCCGAGCAGACCGCGGCGATGCTGGTGACCGCCTACGCGACGGCGTACGCCGTCGGCTCGATGGTCTCCTTCGGGCTGCTGTCGCGGCGGCTGGGCGAGTTCCGTGCCCGCGACCACGGGGCCTACCTGCTGCGGCTCGCGGCGTGCGCGGTCGTGGCCGCCGGCGTGGCCTGGCTGCTGTCGGGCCCGGTGGCCGACCTGCGGGCCGACCTGCCCGGGGCCGACACCTGGTGGTGGGGCGGCGTCGAGGCCGCCGCGCTGGGCGGTGTGGGGCTGGTGGCCTTCGTCGCGGTCGCCAAGCTGGTCGCGCTGCGCGAGCTGACGGTCGTCCTGGACGGCGTCACGGCACGCCTGAGGCGCGGCTGA